Within the Emticicia oligotrophica DSM 17448 genome, the region CATAATTGAAGTTTTTCGACTTCCACTTATCTAAAGTTGCAAAGCTTGTTCCTGCATAATTGGCTTCATAACCTAATACACGGTCAAGTTCGAGTGGGTGACCAACCGATTCGTGAATAGTTAAACCTAAGTGATTAGGGTCAAGCACTAAATCATATTTACCTGCTTGAACAGTTTTTGCGGTTAGCTTTTCTTTAGCTTGTTTAGATGCCATTACTGCATCTTCAACCATATCATAAGAATTACGGTAGCCGATTAGTCCGTTTGGAGCGGAGATTTTTTCACTGGCTAATCCATCCAAATATTCATAACCCATACCCATAGGAGAGCTGATTGCATCACGAGTTTTGAATTTTCCAGCAGCTTTATCTACCGCAGTAACCGTAAAGGTTGGCCAAATACGATGAATATCTTGGTCGATATAAGAGCCATCAGATGAAGCAAAATACTTCTGTTCATTGATGAAAAATAGATTTGAAGTAACAAAAGCTGCCCCATTTTTCATGGCTTCGCCGTTTACTTTCATCAATAAATCTATTTTCTGTTGAACTGGTACTTCAAATGCGTTTTTCTTAATTGGAGTTTTCCAAGAAACTTCACCAACACCTTTTTGAGGAGCAAGAATTACAGGTTCTTTCTGGATTTTTGAGTTTGCCTTAGCAATAGCCACCGCTGTCTCTGCACATTTGGCAATACCATCATTGCTTACGTCGCTTGTTGCGGCAAATCCCCATGTACCGTTGGCAATTACACGTATTCCTACGCCATAAGATTCGGCATTAACAATGTTTTGAACTTTATTTTCGCGAGTGAAAAGGTATTGTTGTAGATAACGACCAATGCGAACATCAGTGTAGGTTGCTCCACGCGATTTGGCAGCATTAAGTGCAATGTCGGCCATTCGTTTTTTTGCCGCTACATCAGCACCTGGTTCAAGAAGATGCTCAACAGGCACCATATTTCCTAGCACTGGTATCGAAGAGCCCATTAGAGCTCCAAATCCCATACCCGATAGCTGGATGAAATCCCTTCTTTTCATGTTAGGTTTGTTGATTGAATGATTATTAATTTTATTGTAAAAATGTACAAATATTCGTTGAAATGAAATTTTTGCAAAAGAAAATCAATGCAATAATGTTTAAAACTATTCAAAACTAAACTTGTTTTTTTTATTTGATAGACGAAATAGTCTTTTTTAGCGACTTTTTGTGTACAATATTT harbors:
- a CDS encoding TldD/PmbA family protein; this translates as MKRRDFIQLSGMGFGALMGSSIPVLGNMVPVEHLLEPGADVAAKKRMADIALNAAKSRGATYTDVRIGRYLQQYLFTRENKVQNIVNAESYGVGIRVIANGTWGFAATSDVSNDGIAKCAETAVAIAKANSKIQKEPVILAPQKGVGEVSWKTPIKKNAFEVPVQQKIDLLMKVNGEAMKNGAAFVTSNLFFINEQKYFASSDGSYIDQDIHRIWPTFTVTAVDKAAGKFKTRDAISSPMGMGYEYLDGLASEKISAPNGLIGYRNSYDMVEDAVMASKQAKEKLTAKTVQAGKYDLVLDPNHLGLTIHESVGHPLELDRVLGYEANYAGTSFATLDKWKSKNFNYGSKQVNIVADKTQPYALGTVGFDDEGVPCKEWDLIKDGILVNYQAIRDQVNILGENASHGCCYADNWNSVQFQRMPNVSLRPGKDKLSVFDMIKGVEKGIYIIGRGSYSIDQQRYNFQFGGQLFYEIKNGEIVGMFDDVAYQSNTQEFWNSCVQVCDKDDYRTFGSFFDGKGQPSQVSAVSHGSSTTRFNGVNVINTGRKI